In a single window of the Cupriavidus basilensis genome:
- a CDS encoding fumarylacetoacetate hydrolase family protein, with amino-acid sequence MQGNAATTGELLAKHWQSIWQVPAAQATIAREAVQLLAPVTQNQQFLCQGVNYRSHVMESGLRVEDFPFNTIFTKASSCITAADAPVASPAHVKLLDYEIELGLVLRRDLQPGVKVSPDALGDWLAGVTIVNDLSARDVQLPQGQFYKGKSYRGFGPVGPGLILLTPEEWQRWPALRMRLDVNGQPRQDAYCADMIHAPASTLTELASMHDVHAGDLIATGTPAGCAARAPGKLAMFMAKHFLSDAGKWRMFVRRGMTNPAYLRPGDSIRASIRTDDGTIDLGEQTTVIAPA; translated from the coding sequence TTGCAGGGCAACGCCGCGACCACTGGCGAGTTGCTTGCCAAACACTGGCAGAGCATCTGGCAAGTGCCGGCGGCGCAGGCAACGATTGCGCGCGAGGCCGTCCAGCTTCTGGCTCCCGTCACGCAAAACCAGCAATTCCTCTGCCAGGGGGTCAACTACCGCAGCCACGTCATGGAATCCGGCCTGCGTGTCGAGGATTTTCCATTCAACACGATCTTTACGAAGGCGTCCTCATGCATCACGGCCGCGGATGCTCCGGTTGCCTCCCCGGCCCACGTCAAGCTGCTCGACTACGAGATCGAGCTCGGGCTGGTGCTGCGGCGGGATTTGCAGCCGGGCGTGAAGGTCAGCCCCGACGCTCTCGGTGATTGGCTTGCCGGCGTGACCATCGTCAATGACCTGTCGGCGCGTGACGTGCAATTGCCGCAGGGTCAGTTCTACAAGGGCAAGAGCTATCGCGGCTTCGGACCTGTTGGCCCCGGGCTCATATTGCTGACACCGGAAGAGTGGCAACGTTGGCCGGCGTTGCGGATGCGCCTGGATGTCAACGGACAGCCCCGGCAGGACGCCTACTGCGCCGATATGATCCACGCGCCGGCGTCAACCTTGACGGAACTGGCATCCATGCACGACGTTCACGCGGGCGACCTGATCGCCACCGGCACACCTGCCGGTTGCGCGGCGCGCGCGCCGGGCAAGCTCGCCATGTTCATGGCAAAACATTTTCTGAGCGACGCCGGTAAATGGCGCATGTTCGTGCGCCGCGGCATGACCAATCCCGCCTACCTTCGGCCCGGCGATAGCATCCGGGCCTCGATTCGCACGGATGACGGCACCATCGACCTGGGTGAGCAGACCACCGTGATCGCCCCGGCATGA